The following coding sequences lie in one Fimbriimonadaceae bacterium genomic window:
- a CDS encoding glycerate kinase yields MRFLLAFDKFRGSMTAIEACQAAAEGLAEVGIESIQCPLSDGGDGFVETVAVACEGSLETVKVLGPQRDPVVARVFFADPGPKAIIESAHACGLSLLSPEERNPELTTTYGVGQLIQYCDQKPCTMILMGIGGSATNDGGAGMLAALGWQFFDEDGKTFVPTGATLHKIAKIEKGPLLSTPITVASDVTNPLCGPQGAAYVFARQKGADDAMIERLDAGLRHFAEKMHEATGFDYSLAAGAGAAGGLGFGLMFLGGETRSGAEIVMKLVNFPIRLTKCDVCITGEGSFDAQSGMGKLPMVVAEHCRQSGVPCYLLAGVVQSGSSELPFAEIQSINTPGESLEHSLKNAKDNMRRSARELGLRLLEVSS; encoded by the coding sequence ATGCGATTCCTTCTCGCCTTCGACAAATTCCGCGGATCGATGACCGCCATCGAAGCGTGTCAAGCCGCCGCGGAAGGGCTTGCGGAGGTCGGGATAGAGTCGATTCAGTGCCCTCTATCGGATGGTGGAGACGGCTTCGTCGAAACCGTGGCCGTGGCCTGCGAGGGGTCATTGGAGACTGTCAAGGTTCTGGGGCCGCAGCGCGACCCGGTAGTGGCAAGGGTTTTCTTCGCAGATCCTGGCCCGAAGGCCATCATTGAGTCGGCTCACGCGTGTGGTTTATCTCTTCTTTCTCCGGAGGAAAGAAACCCGGAACTGACAACCACTTACGGCGTCGGGCAGCTCATCCAATACTGCGATCAAAAGCCCTGCACGATGATCCTGATGGGTATAGGTGGATCGGCAACCAACGATGGAGGAGCGGGGATGCTGGCTGCGTTGGGGTGGCAATTCTTCGATGAGGATGGAAAGACCTTTGTGCCGACCGGCGCTACGCTGCATAAGATCGCAAAGATTGAGAAAGGTCCACTTCTATCCACGCCAATCACAGTGGCCTCTGATGTCACGAATCCTCTCTGTGGTCCCCAGGGAGCTGCCTACGTTTTCGCAAGACAAAAGGGTGCCGACGACGCGATGATCGAGCGGCTTGATGCAGGATTGCGCCACTTCGCCGAGAAGATGCACGAGGCCACCGGATTCGATTACTCGCTTGCGGCCGGCGCTGGCGCGGCGGGCGGATTAGGCTTTGGGCTGATGTTCCTTGGTGGCGAAACTCGGTCAGGCGCGGAGATCGTGATGAAGCTTGTGAACTTTCCGATTCGCCTCACGAAATGCGATGTCTGCATCACTGGCGAAGGTTCGTTCGATGCGCAATCGGGGATGGGCAAGCTGCCAATGGTTGTGGCGGAGCACTGTAGACAGTCAGGAGTGCCTTGCTATCTTCTGGCAGGTGTAGTGCAGTCTGGCTCCTCGGAGTTGCCTTTTGCTGAAATACAGTCGATCAATACACCAGGGGAATCGCTTGAGCATTCGTTGAAGAATGCGAAGGATAATATGCGGCGGTCAGCTCGGGAGTTGGGTCTGAGGTTGTTGGAGGTGTCATCGTAA
- a CDS encoding D-2-hydroxyacid dehydrogenase: MNIVVLDGYTLNPGDLSWKGLSQLGSLTVHDRTPADAILERSLEADVLFTNKTPLTSETLALLPKLKYIGVLATGYNVVDVQAARARGIPVTNVPEYGTHAVAQATFALILELTNRVGYYSQTVRDGRWANSEDWCYYDGPILELSGLTLGVIGMGRIGSAVGRMGHAFGMTVTYSSRTVASGLDFPAEHVSFEKLLHESDVISLHCPLTESNKGMINVERIAFMKPSALLINTSRGPLIDQNDLASALNAGKIAGAALDVLSVEPPPADNPLLTAKNCIITPHIAWAARTARSRLLQTAVNNLQAFLDGSPVNVVK, encoded by the coding sequence ATGAACATCGTAGTTTTGGACGGATATACACTGAACCCCGGCGACCTTTCTTGGAAAGGTCTTTCCCAGCTTGGCAGCCTCACCGTCCACGACCGCACCCCCGCCGATGCGATCTTAGAGCGATCCTTGGAAGCCGATGTTCTGTTCACAAACAAGACTCCACTCACGTCCGAGACCCTCGCGCTGCTCCCCAAGCTCAAATATATTGGCGTCCTTGCCACAGGCTATAACGTCGTGGATGTTCAGGCAGCCCGAGCGAGGGGGATTCCCGTCACCAATGTCCCCGAATACGGCACGCACGCGGTCGCTCAGGCGACCTTTGCCCTGATTCTCGAACTTACGAACCGGGTGGGTTACTATAGTCAAACAGTACGAGATGGGAGATGGGCAAATTCTGAAGATTGGTGCTACTACGATGGTCCGATCCTTGAGTTAAGCGGCCTCACTTTGGGGGTCATAGGGATGGGAAGGATTGGCTCTGCAGTTGGGCGGATGGGGCACGCTTTTGGGATGACCGTCACCTACTCATCGCGGACAGTCGCAAGTGGTCTTGACTTTCCCGCCGAACACGTCTCGTTTGAGAAGCTACTTCACGAATCGGATGTCATCAGTCTCCATTGCCCGCTGACCGAAAGCAATAAGGGCATGATCAACGTCGAGCGCATCGCCTTCATGAAGCCAAGCGCTCTGCTCATCAATACCAGTCGAGGACCACTGATTGACCAAAACGATCTGGCCTCGGCGCTTAATGCGGGCAAGATTGCCGGTGCAGCATTGGACGTGCTTTCTGTCGAGCCACCCCCTGCCGACAATCCCCTGCTCACCGCAAAGAACTGCATCATCACACCGCATATTGCATGGGCAGCGAGGACA
- a CDS encoding M1 family metallopeptidase, producing the protein MKKTMLFGALIALSLSSSVASAAVVHLRFLESCSHSSELRQQFRQGAKKPIPPTPPKLAAASDTDVLHCFLDIDVTLSTKTIIGSNTMTIRSNVDNLTTFEFRLINNYSISSILVDGVSNAFTRLDVNTVRLTISSRIVNSNDTFTVKINYGGVAPSGSGFGSIVFGTRSSGAAYVSTLSEPWHSHTWWPVKDENSDKATFDIWVTVPSPLVVAANGVRQGIDAMPGSKLRYRYRTGYPMAPYLLCFAATNYNTWTNSYTHTGGTMPLEFFIYPENDTSSNRTAWNQTVQMLATFKPLFGLYPFINEKYGIYQFTFGGGMEHQTMTGQGTFSESVTAHELGHQWWGDMVTCKTWHDIWLNEGFATYSEALWLENKPGSSGFAALKSAMQARKPSSVNGSVYCYDITSESRIFSTSFSYRKGGWVLHMLRKILGDSAFFAALANYRNRFEYDSAITDDFIQAVEDSYGQDLDWFFQPWVFQNGAAAYQYGTKVVLVDTVPYLLVKLVQNQSASYPTYTMPVDFRYTVNSQTFTRSLWNTARTQWYAFQLPANVTPTGMGVDPDGWILTTSTGTTSYTEGPPKIVDISVENQIGQKKITMKILKAISPTRADFKILFNGEEMGFKLKYDEVGGVLQMTVPYFGPANIEITAYDSLIATDNGMALDGEYTGSFPSGDGLPGGNLVFHLSSP; encoded by the coding sequence ATGAAAAAAACCATGCTTTTCGGCGCGCTCATCGCGCTGTCCCTATCCTCAAGCGTAGCCAGTGCGGCTGTCGTCCATCTTCGATTTCTTGAATCTTGTTCGCATTCATCGGAACTGCGTCAACAGTTCAGACAGGGTGCAAAAAAGCCGATCCCGCCCACACCCCCAAAACTCGCGGCGGCATCGGATACCGATGTTCTGCATTGCTTTCTCGACATTGACGTAACGCTCTCGACAAAGACGATCATCGGCTCGAACACGATGACAATTCGCTCGAACGTTGACAATCTCACGACCTTCGAGTTTCGACTGATCAACAATTATTCGATCTCTTCGATCCTTGTCGATGGCGTTTCCAACGCATTTACAAGGTTGGATGTGAATACCGTTCGCTTGACGATCAGCTCACGGATCGTCAATAGCAACGACACCTTCACCGTTAAGATCAACTACGGCGGAGTCGCGCCAAGCGGGTCAGGTTTTGGCTCTATCGTCTTTGGCACACGGTCTAGCGGTGCGGCCTATGTTTCGACGCTTTCTGAGCCTTGGCATTCGCACACATGGTGGCCAGTCAAGGATGAAAACAGCGATAAGGCGACGTTTGATATTTGGGTTACGGTTCCAAGCCCCCTCGTCGTTGCCGCAAACGGAGTTCGCCAAGGTATCGACGCGATGCCTGGCAGCAAGCTACGCTATCGCTATCGCACGGGCTATCCCATGGCACCCTATCTGTTGTGTTTCGCTGCAACGAATTACAACACCTGGACCAACAGCTATACGCACACAGGCGGCACAATGCCGCTCGAATTCTTTATCTATCCCGAGAACGACACCTCTAGCAATCGGACGGCATGGAATCAAACGGTGCAAATGCTTGCCACGTTCAAGCCGCTCTTTGGGCTGTATCCGTTTATCAACGAGAAGTACGGCATTTATCAGTTCACGTTTGGTGGCGGTATGGAGCACCAGACAATGACCGGGCAGGGAACATTTAGCGAGTCGGTGACGGCCCACGAACTGGGCCACCAATGGTGGGGCGACATGGTGACGTGCAAGACTTGGCACGACATCTGGCTCAACGAAGGTTTTGCAACGTACAGCGAAGCGCTTTGGCTTGAGAACAAGCCCGGATCAAGCGGGTTTGCCGCGCTCAAGAGCGCGATGCAGGCGCGAAAACCAAGCAGCGTCAACGGAAGCGTCTATTGCTACGACATCACCAGCGAAAGCCGAATCTTTAGTACAAGCTTTTCCTACCGCAAGGGTGGCTGGGTGCTGCACATGCTCCGCAAGATTCTCGGTGATTCCGCATTCTTTGCCGCACTTGCGAACTATCGCAACCGATTCGAGTACGACTCCGCCATCACCGATGACTTCATTCAAGCTGTCGAGGATTCCTACGGGCAAGACTTGGATTGGTTCTTCCAGCCTTGGGTTTTTCAGAACGGTGCTGCGGCTTACCAATACGGCACTAAAGTTGTGTTGGTGGACACCGTTCCCTACCTGCTTGTGAAGCTCGTGCAAAACCAAAGCGCTAGCTATCCGACTTACACGATGCCAGTGGACTTCCGATACACCGTCAATTCACAGACTTTCACACGATCGTTATGGAACACGGCAAGGACACAGTGGTATGCATTTCAACTGCCAGCAAACGTAACGCCAACCGGAATGGGTGTTGATCCTGATGGTTGGATTTTGACGACCTCGACCGGAACAACCTCCTACACTGAGGGGCCTCCTAAGATCGTCGATATCAGCGTAGAGAATCAGATCGGTCAGAAGAAGATTACGATGAAGATTTTGAAGGCAATTTCGCCGACAAGGGCAGACTTCAAAATATTGTTCAACGGCGAAGAGATGGGCTTCAAACTCAAGTACGACGAAGTTGGAGGTGTATTGCAGATGACCGTTCCGTATTTTGGACCGGCCAATATCGAGATCACGGCTTATGACTCCCTAATCGCGACCGACAACGGGATGGCGCTCGACGGCGAGTACACCGGATCGTTCCCCTCGGGTGACGGATTGCCAGGTGGAAACCTGGTCTTTCATTTGAGCTCCCCGTAG
- a CDS encoding GNAT family N-acetyltransferase — translation MPHTSVVIRPILDSDCLEQLTQLLHQAYAIRLEEGFRFFATHQDVEVTRERVQQGHCVVADLESKIVGTATIRPLKPDDRVEYYRRSDAWSFGQFGVLPEYRGQGIGKRLYDACEKYAQANGAKEIGLDTPEHAHNLIAMYNAWGFEIVGEFDYPHTNYKSVIMGKRVWIDD, via the coding sequence ATGCCCCACACGAGCGTCGTAATCCGCCCCATCTTGGATTCCGATTGTTTGGAACAACTCACCCAGCTGCTTCACCAAGCGTATGCGATTCGCCTGGAGGAGGGGTTTCGGTTCTTCGCCACTCATCAAGATGTAGAGGTCACCCGAGAGCGCGTTCAGCAAGGGCACTGCGTCGTCGCCGACTTAGAATCCAAGATCGTCGGTACGGCGACGATCCGACCACTCAAACCCGATGATCGCGTCGAGTACTACCGCCGCTCGGATGCCTGGAGCTTCGGTCAATTTGGAGTGCTGCCGGAGTATCGGGGGCAAGGGATTGGCAAACGGCTCTATGATGCTTGCGAAAAGTACGCTCAGGCTAACGGGGCCAAAGAGATTGGGCTGGACACGCCCGAGCATGCTCACAATCTGATTGCGATGTATAACGCTTGGGGGTTTGAGATCGTAGGGGAGTTTGACTATCCGCACACGAATTACAAGAGCGTGATCATGGGAAAGCGTGTCTGGATTGATGACTGA